One Cuculus canorus isolate bCucCan1 chromosome 1, bCucCan1.pri, whole genome shotgun sequence DNA segment encodes these proteins:
- the B3GALT5 gene encoding beta-1,3-galactosyltransferase 5: protein MKTGGTCQGLPAVQHLLALGHRHLSNTWRNMVDFRKFRLFVCLVGLSCASFWVFYNNVTKSCIFCENSQDYISLPETFRRFEGNFLQLPDIDCHENPPFLVLLVASSYHDIHARMAIRQSWGKERTVAGKRLVTYFLLGTTVNLSQQADIAAESQKYKDVIQKNFTDTYYNLTLKTMMGIEWIHRFCYQSSFVMKTDTDVFVNVFYLTELLLRKKRTTRFFTGFLKLHEYPIRIRKSKWYVSREEYPGKTYPPFCSGTGYVLSTDVASQIYNVSESISFIKLEDVFIGLCLAKLKIQLEELHSEQTFFPEKISFSVSRFKKIVMCHEVEPSQQLSYWNNLVTDNYGEVL, encoded by the exons ATGAAGACGGGAGGAACCTGTCAGGGTCTGCCAGCTGTCCAGCACTTACTGGCTCTGGGACACAGGCACCTTTCAAACACATGGAGAAACATG gtGGATTTCAGGAAATTCAGGCTGTTTGTTTGCCTTGTAGGGCTCAGCTGTGCTAGCTTCTGGGTTTTTTACAACAATGTGACCAAATCCTGTATATTCTGTGAAAACAGCCAAGATTACATATCCCTCCCTGAGACTTTTAGGAGATTTGAAGGAAATTTCTTACAGCTCCCAGATATAGACTGCCATGAGAACCCACCTTTCCTTGTCCTGCTTGTAGCATCATCGTACCACGACATCCATGCCAGGATGGCCATCCGGCAAAGCTGGGGGAAGGAGAGAACAGTTGCCGGCAAGCGCCTGGTCACATATTTCCTCCTGGGAACCACTGTGAATCTCAGTCAGCAGGCTGATATCGCTGCCGAAAGCCAAAAGTATAAAGACGTTATTCAGAAGAATTTTACAGACACATACTACAATTTAACTCTGAAGACCATGATGGGAATTGAATGGATTCACAGATTTTGTTACCAGTCCAGCTTTGTGATGAAAACTGACACAGATGTGTTTGTCAATGTTTTTTACCTCACTGAGCTTCTTCTAAGGAAAAAGAGGACCACTAGATTCTTCACAGGCTTTTTAAAACTGCATGAGTACCCTATACGGATAAGGAAGAGTAAGTGGTATGTGAGTAGAGAAGAGTATCCTGGAAAGACCTACCCACCGTTTTGCTCTGGGACTGGCTATGTTTTATCCACTGATGTTGCTAGTCAGATCTATAATGTTTCAGAGAGTATTTCATTCATTAAACTGGAGGATGTATTCATAGGATTGTGCCTTGCcaaattaaaaattcagctgGAGGAGCTTCATTCGGAGCAGACGTTTTTTCCGGAAAAGAttagtttctctgtttctcGCTTTAAGAAAATCGTGATGTGCCATGAAGTAGAACCATCCCAGCAACTGAGCTACTGGAACAATTTAGTGACAGATAATTATGGAGAAGTGCTCTAG